One Thiocapsa bogorovii DNA segment encodes these proteins:
- a CDS encoding NifX-associated nitrogen fixation protein translates to MTETLAEVAADEGLMQSQFVVEMDRQMRAIDPYGEFDGLSTAELLEPFILTKEKRREIPLVGDPDETVVARIKAYYNAISAMIESECGLMAVPLVSLTHEGFGRVVITVGKLVVLDRSLRDVHRFGFPTLSKMKDEADKVLSVALELIGEHSKVAGL, encoded by the coding sequence ATGACCGAGACACTTGCCGAAGTCGCCGCCGACGAGGGCCTGATGCAATCCCAATTCGTGGTCGAGATGGACCGCCAGATGCGCGCGATCGACCCCTACGGCGAATTCGACGGACTCTCTACCGCCGAGCTTCTCGAGCCCTTCATCCTGACCAAGGAGAAGCGCCGGGAGATTCCCTTGGTCGGGGATCCCGACGAGACCGTCGTCGCGCGGATCAAGGCTTACTACAACGCCATCTCGGCCATGATCGAGTCCGAATGCGGATTGATGGCCGTGCCGCTCGTCTCCCTGACGCACGAAGGGTTCGGGCGCGTCGTCATCACGGTCGGCAAGCTGGTCGTGCTTGACCGGTCGCTGCGGGACGTGCACCGCTTCGGCTTCCCGACCCTTTCGAAGATGAAGGACGAGGCCGACAAGGTGCTGTCGGTCGCGCTTGAGCTGATCGGCGAGCATTCGAAGGTGGCGGGGCTTTAA
- a CDS encoding CCE_0567 family metalloprotein, which translates to MTADEIRALEKAVSKAKRIATERAGELHDLVEDRLPAGYEEIPGIAQATYDACLAWAEATAALKAAQSESAA; encoded by the coding sequence ATGACGGCTGATGAAATCCGTGCCTTGGAGAAGGCCGTGAGCAAGGCGAAACGGATCGCCACCGAGCGGGCCGGGGAGCTGCATGACCTGGTCGAAGACCGGTTGCCGGCCGGTTACGAGGAAATACCCGGCATCGCTCAGGCGACCTACGACGCCTGTCTTGCCTGGGCCGAGGCCACCGCTGCGCTGAAGGCGGCTCAGTCCGAGAGCGCAGCTTAG
- the fdxB gene encoding ferredoxin III, nif-specific: MSVITGITRGGVEWTPAFIESINQNNCIGCGRCYKVCPRDVFELVDREDLDLEELDDEGDDDFDEAPGMVMNLKNALDCIGCEACSRVCPKKCLSHEPLAAAA, from the coding sequence ATGAGTGTCATCACCGGCATTACCCGCGGCGGTGTCGAATGGACGCCTGCGTTCATTGAGAGCATCAACCAAAACAACTGCATCGGTTGCGGTCGCTGCTACAAGGTGTGTCCGCGCGATGTCTTCGAGCTGGTCGACCGCGAGGATCTCGATCTGGAAGAGCTCGATGACGAGGGCGACGACGATTTCGACGAGGCGCCCGGGATGGTCATGAACCTCAAGAATGCACTCGACTGCATCGGCTGCGAGGCGTGCTCTCGGGTGTGTCCCAAGAAGTGTCTCTCGCACGAGCCGCTCGCGGCAGCCGCCTAA
- a CDS encoding OmpA family protein — protein MTSRPLNRLAASALAAVLVVGCAADGSGLTETGRGAAIGSAGGAAAGAIIGSLSANAGRGALIGAVGGALIGTAVGAYMEDQRKDFEKALADEIASGMISVQKLPNDQLLVRMTGATTFEIDSDRIQPGFYSTMDKISAIVSKYGKTELLISGHTDSTGSAEHNQLLSQRRAAAVQYYMEADGVLPQRIIATGYGKNQPIASNETEAGRQLNRRVDITIVPITA, from the coding sequence ATGACATCACGTCCGTTGAACCGCCTCGCCGCTTCCGCCCTTGCCGCCGTCCTGGTCGTCGGCTGTGCAGCCGATGGATCCGGCCTGACCGAAACCGGTAGAGGCGCGGCGATCGGCAGCGCCGGAGGGGCCGCCGCGGGCGCGATCATCGGCTCGCTCAGTGCCAACGCTGGACGCGGGGCCTTGATCGGCGCGGTCGGCGGGGCCCTCATCGGGACGGCCGTCGGCGCCTATATGGAAGACCAACGTAAGGATTTCGAGAAGGCGCTGGCCGATGAGATCGCCAGCGGCATGATCAGCGTACAGAAGCTGCCGAACGATCAACTGCTGGTTCGAATGACGGGGGCGACCACCTTTGAGATCGACTCGGACCGCATCCAGCCCGGCTTCTACAGCACCATGGACAAGATCTCGGCCATCGTCAGCAAATACGGCAAGACCGAGCTCCTGATCTCCGGACACACCGACAGCACCGGCTCGGCGGAGCACAATCAGCTCCTCTCACAACGACGCGCCGCCGCGGTGCAGTACTACATGGAGGCCGACGGCGTCCTGCCGCAGCGCATCATCGCCACCGGCTACGGCAAGAACCAGCCGATCGCCTCGAACGAGACCGAAGCAGGCCGCCAGCTGAACCGCCGGGTCGATATCACGATCGTACCCATCACGGCCTGA
- a CDS encoding DUF2878 domain-containing protein, which produces MLRLVVNLVAFQIAWFACVLGGAHGWPWLGVGVAALVVAFHLWLSAAPRREAMLLVMVGAIGAVWDGFLVRFGFLEYPSGMVLPWLAPVWIIAMWVAFATTLNVALSWLKGRWTLAVVLGAIGGPLAFYGGHKLGAVAFPDVVVAMAVLAGGWSFLLPLSAWLAQRFDGAGFPKAAALTTLTEDSAGV; this is translated from the coding sequence ATGCTCAGACTTGTCGTCAACCTCGTCGCCTTCCAGATCGCCTGGTTCGCCTGCGTGCTGGGCGGTGCGCACGGATGGCCTTGGCTCGGGGTCGGCGTGGCCGCGCTGGTCGTTGCCTTTCACCTGTGGCTATCCGCCGCGCCGCGACGCGAGGCAATGCTCTTGGTGATGGTCGGCGCTATCGGCGCCGTCTGGGACGGATTCCTGGTGCGTTTCGGATTCCTCGAGTATCCGTCCGGCATGGTTCTGCCCTGGCTCGCTCCGGTTTGGATTATCGCCATGTGGGTGGCCTTCGCGACGACCTTGAACGTGGCCCTGAGTTGGCTGAAGGGGCGTTGGACGCTGGCGGTCGTGCTCGGTGCGATCGGCGGACCATTGGCTTTCTACGGCGGGCACAAGCTCGGCGCCGTCGCCTTTCCCGACGTCGTCGTGGCGATGGCCGTGCTTGCGGGCGGCTGGTCCTTCCTGCTGCCGCTGAGCGCTTGGCTGGCGCAGCGCTTCGACGGCGCCGGATTCCCGAAGGCGGCCGCCTTGACCACCCTCACGGAGGACAGCGCAGGTGTTTGA
- a CDS encoding DUF1295 domain-containing protein yields the protein MFDLDLYLSGLGAALGMGLGAWIVSLKLNDVSIVDSLWSLFFLLMAAVFLAGAPEVGERAYLVFFLVTLWAVRLSVFITKRNWGHGEDRRYQAIRAENEPGFRWKSLYIVFGLQAILAWIIALPLLAAILGTNPLGWLDYAAVSFWLVGLFFEAVGDQQLADFKARPENKGKVMDQGLWRYTRHPNYFGEACIWWGYFLFALAAGGWWTIVSPLLMTFLLLRVSGVALLEKDIGERRPAYRDYIARTNAFFPGPPRPAQGDSHL from the coding sequence GTGTTTGATCTCGATCTCTATCTCTCCGGTTTGGGTGCCGCGCTCGGCATGGGCCTCGGCGCCTGGATCGTCAGTTTGAAGCTGAATGACGTCAGCATTGTCGATTCGCTCTGGTCGCTCTTCTTCCTGCTCATGGCCGCAGTCTTCCTGGCGGGGGCACCCGAGGTGGGCGAGCGCGCATACCTCGTCTTCTTCCTGGTCACACTCTGGGCGGTGCGGCTCAGCGTCTTCATCACCAAACGCAACTGGGGCCACGGCGAGGACCGGCGCTACCAGGCGATCCGGGCAGAGAACGAGCCGGGCTTTCGCTGGAAGAGCCTCTATATCGTCTTCGGTCTGCAGGCGATCCTCGCCTGGATCATCGCGCTTCCGCTGCTTGCGGCGATACTCGGCACCAACCCGCTCGGCTGGCTCGACTACGCGGCGGTGTCGTTCTGGCTCGTGGGGCTCTTCTTCGAGGCGGTCGGCGATCAACAGCTGGCGGACTTCAAGGCCCGGCCCGAGAACAAGGGCAAGGTCATGGATCAAGGGCTTTGGCGCTACACGCGTCATCCCAATTATTTCGGCGAGGCCTGCATCTGGTGGGGCTATTTCCTATTTGCCCTCGCAGCCGGCGGCTGGTGGACGATCGTCTCGCCGTTGCTCATGACCTTCCTGCTGCTGCGCGTGTCCGGAGTGGCCTTGTTGGAGAAAGACATCGGCGAGCGCCGGCCGGCTTACCGAGACTATATCGCGCGAACCAACGCCTTCTTTCCGGGCCCGCCGCGGCCGGCCCAGGGTGATTCGCATCTTTGA
- a CDS encoding DUF6134 family protein, with protein sequence MVVKQRRSRRATRQQTQVSAGRRWWLTAAVALMVGALPLASANTESGNLRFKVFLDQDPIGEHSFDIRARGEEAQVSSRASFDINFWIFTAYSYRHESRETWRDGCLQTIDASTDDNGKDYRVRGEESGESLALSVNGESRRLPGCVMTFAYWDRDFLKQDRLLNPQTGELVPVRVQPQGSDSIRFGSEEVAAARYKLSTDELELILWYSDEHGWIGLESDTGKGKTLRYQRMAPT encoded by the coding sequence ATGGTCGTCAAACAACGCCGGTCGCGACGCGCGACTCGACAGCAGACGCAGGTATCGGCCGGTCGCCGTTGGTGGTTGACTGCCGCGGTGGCCTTGATGGTCGGGGCCCTACCCTTAGCCTCCGCCAACACCGAGTCGGGGAATCTGAGGTTCAAGGTCTTCCTCGATCAGGATCCGATCGGCGAGCACAGCTTCGATATCCGTGCGCGCGGCGAGGAAGCGCAGGTCTCGAGCCGCGCGAGCTTCGATATCAACTTTTGGATCTTCACCGCGTACAGCTACCGTCACGAGAGTCGCGAGACCTGGCGAGACGGGTGTCTGCAGACGATCGACGCCAGCACGGACGATAACGGAAAGGACTACCGTGTGCGCGGCGAAGAAAGCGGGGAGTCGCTCGCACTGTCGGTGAACGGCGAGTCGCGGCGCCTGCCCGGCTGCGTCATGACCTTCGCTTACTGGGACCGTGATTTCCTGAAGCAGGACAGACTTCTGAACCCTCAGACGGGCGAGCTGGTGCCGGTGCGCGTTCAGCCGCAAGGGAGCGACTCGATCCGATTCGGCAGCGAAGAGGTCGCTGCGGCGCGCTATAAGCTCAGCACCGACGAGCTCGAGCTGATTCTCTGGTACTCCGACGAGCACGGATGGATCGGGCTCGAAAGCGATACCGGCAAGGGCAAGACGCTGCGTTACCAACGGATGGCACCGACATGA
- a CDS encoding lipocalin family protein gives MLAFASGCTEEGGAPMDTVKQVDLERFMGKWYVIANIPTFVEKGAYNAVESYALNPDGTIATTFTFNKDGFDGPLKTHNPTGFVRDTTTNALWWMQFIWPFKADFRIVWLEPDYSITVIGRAKRDYVWIMAREPEIPQAKYDEIVAFIGGLGYDTSKIEKVPQRSGG, from the coding sequence ATGCTCGCCTTTGCGAGCGGCTGCACCGAAGAAGGAGGCGCGCCCATGGATACCGTCAAACAGGTCGATCTCGAACGCTTCATGGGCAAGTGGTACGTGATCGCCAACATTCCGACCTTCGTGGAGAAGGGCGCCTACAACGCCGTGGAGTCCTATGCGCTCAATCCGGACGGTACGATCGCGACGACCTTCACCTTCAACAAGGACGGCTTCGACGGGCCCTTGAAGACGCACAACCCGACGGGCTTCGTGCGCGACACGACCACCAACGCACTCTGGTGGATGCAGTTCATCTGGCCCTTCAAGGCGGATTTCCGCATCGTCTGGCTGGAGCCCGACTACAGTATCACCGTCATCGGCCGGGCCAAACGCGACTACGTCTGGATCATGGCCCGCGAGCCCGAAATCCCGCAGGCGAAGTACGACGAGATCGTCGCCTTCATCGGCGGGCTCGGCTACGACACCAGCAAGATCGAGAAGGTGCCGCAGCGTTCGGGCGGGTGA
- the cydD gene encoding thiol reductant ABC exporter subunit CydD, translating into MSVNAWLKSHRPLAGAALKRTIGFGVGQGLLAIAQAWFLALILNAVIFEGAGLTEVGHLMAVLLGLFLLRGFTVWLGERSAFQAAALVRTGLRDQVFRHLQRLGPRYLANERSGALVEMLTKGIDDLEGYYARFLPAMTLTMILPVVILVVVFPADWVAGAVMLVTAPLIPLFMIIIGSSAQSKNQRQWKELARMSSHFLDVIQGLTTLKLFGASRREADEVARISNAYRSSTMQVLRVAFLSSAVLEFFAAIGIAIIAVFVGFRLYGLVMPLPDWLMALPEITYLQGLFILMLAPEFYAPLRNMGVQYHARMAAAAAAEQMILVLDAEPEARSAPDANPPDRAASGHAPLQAPRPFGLRFQDVHFSYEEGRDALRGMDFEVPAGARVALVGTSGAGKTTVINLLLGFLSPTSGRILIGEQALADLDLEEWRSHLAWVPQQPRLFQGTIGDNIRLGRPDADLESVRAAARRARAAEFIEALPAGYDNLVGERGAGLSGGQIQRIALARAFLRDAPLVILDEATANLDPESERLVQEGIEELAKGRTLLVVAHRLATVRRADRILVLESGRVAESGTHETLSASNGIYARMIAAYGHAAPAQVDPWNPEREDNR; encoded by the coding sequence ATGTCCGTCAACGCTTGGCTCAAGTCTCACCGTCCGCTTGCCGGTGCTGCGCTGAAGCGCACCATCGGCTTCGGTGTTGGACAGGGGCTGCTCGCCATCGCACAAGCCTGGTTCCTTGCCTTGATCCTGAACGCCGTGATCTTCGAGGGAGCGGGTCTGACCGAGGTCGGGCATTTGATGGCAGTCCTGCTGGGGCTCTTCCTCCTGCGCGGCTTCACCGTCTGGTTGGGCGAGCGCTCGGCCTTCCAAGCCGCTGCCTTGGTCCGAACGGGGTTGCGCGATCAGGTGTTTCGCCATCTGCAACGACTCGGGCCGCGCTATCTGGCCAACGAGCGCAGCGGTGCCTTGGTCGAGATGCTCACCAAAGGGATCGATGATCTGGAGGGCTATTACGCGCGCTTTCTTCCGGCCATGACCCTGACGATGATCCTCCCCGTGGTGATCCTGGTCGTGGTCTTTCCGGCGGACTGGGTTGCGGGTGCTGTCATGCTGGTCACCGCGCCCCTGATCCCGCTCTTCATGATCATCATCGGTTCGAGCGCACAATCCAAGAATCAGCGCCAATGGAAGGAGCTCGCACGCATGAGCTCGCATTTCCTCGACGTCATCCAAGGCCTGACCACCCTGAAGCTCTTCGGTGCGAGCCGTCGCGAGGCGGACGAAGTCGCGCGCATCTCGAACGCCTATCGCAGCAGCACCATGCAGGTCTTGCGGGTCGCCTTTCTCTCCTCGGCCGTTCTCGAGTTCTTCGCAGCTATCGGTATCGCCATCATCGCGGTGTTCGTCGGCTTTCGGCTCTACGGGTTGGTGATGCCGCTGCCGGATTGGCTGATGGCGCTCCCCGAGATCACCTATCTGCAGGGCCTCTTTATCCTGATGTTGGCGCCCGAGTTCTATGCCCCACTGCGCAACATGGGGGTCCAGTACCACGCGCGCATGGCCGCCGCCGCCGCCGCCGAGCAGATGATTCTCGTGCTGGATGCCGAGCCGGAGGCGCGATCCGCACCCGACGCGAACCCGCCCGATCGGGCCGCGTCCGGGCACGCCCCGCTGCAGGCCCCGCGGCCCTTCGGGCTGCGTTTTCAGGACGTGCATTTCAGCTACGAAGAGGGCCGCGATGCACTGCGCGGTATGGACTTCGAGGTCCCCGCAGGCGCCCGTGTCGCGCTGGTCGGGACCAGTGGGGCCGGTAAGACAACCGTGATCAATCTCCTGCTGGGCTTTCTCTCGCCGACCTCGGGGCGAATCCTGATCGGAGAGCAGGCGCTCGCCGATCTCGACCTCGAGGAGTGGCGCAGCCATCTCGCCTGGGTCCCGCAGCAGCCGCGTCTCTTCCAAGGGACGATCGGCGACAATATCCGCCTCGGTCGCCCGGATGCGGATCTCGAGTCGGTCCGCGCGGCGGCACGCCGCGCCCGTGCCGCCGAGTTCATCGAGGCATTGCCCGCCGGCTACGACAATCTGGTCGGCGAGCGCGGCGCCGGTCTCTCGGGCGGTCAGATCCAGCGGATCGCTCTCGCCCGCGCCTTCCTGCGCGACGCCCCGCTGGTCATCCTAGACGAGGCGACCGCCAACCTCGATCCGGAGAGCGAGCGTCTGGTCCAGGAGGGCATCGAGGAGCTGGCCAAGGGTCGCACCCTCTTGGTCGTCGCCCACCGACTCGCGACCGTGCGCCGCGCCGACCGCATCCTGGTGCTCGAGTCGGGTCGGGTCGCTGAGTCCGGGACGCACGAGACCCTCTCCGCGTCGAACGGGATCTACGCCCGGATGATCGCGGCTTACGGCCACGCCGCACCGGCGCAGGTCGACCCTTGGAATCCGGAGCGGGAGGACAACCGATGA
- the cydC gene encoding thiol reductant ABC exporter subunit CydC: MKELLRLWSLFRPYRGWIVAGTLIALLTLIANVALMALAGWFITAMAVAGVAGVAINYFAPAALIRLSAVMRTAGRYAERLVNHEATFRLIAELRVWFYRHLEPLAPARLQQYHSGDLLSRIRADIDALDNLYVRVLVPVAVAAISAVLFFVFLLLHDPLLALSGLAFLLIAGVVLPVWSQGRGQAPGRRLAEDEGELRAAVIDGVQGMAELTIYGANARQAERVDALGRRLIADQARLSSDHGVTQAGVGLSASLSLWVLLWLAIPMVHDGTLMPPQLAMLALFTLASFEAVAPLPQAFQLLGRTLAAARRIFAIVDTDPPVVEPTTPSPRPERFDIRFTGVGFSYPGAATPAVADIDLDVPEGTRAAVVGATGSGKSTLFNLLLRFWEPDAGDISIGGHSITSFRGDDLRSHIAVVSQQTYLFDTTIRENLQIAAPEATQEAIEAACRVAQIHDFISELPDGYGTWVGETGVRLSGGQARRIAVARALLKDAPILLLDEPTEGLDAETERSLMQALDRLMVGRTVLLITHRPAGLDWVDRVLVLDNGREVARGDSNVIPEATHGALLRDAAGAVA, encoded by the coding sequence ATGAAGGAGCTGTTGCGTCTCTGGAGCCTGTTTCGGCCCTATCGCGGCTGGATAGTTGCCGGCACCCTGATCGCCCTTCTGACCCTGATCGCCAACGTCGCGCTCATGGCCTTGGCCGGCTGGTTCATCACCGCCATGGCGGTGGCCGGTGTCGCCGGGGTTGCCATCAACTACTTCGCGCCGGCTGCGCTCATTCGACTGAGCGCCGTCATGCGCACCGCCGGCCGCTACGCCGAGCGCCTGGTCAACCACGAGGCCACGTTCCGTCTGATCGCCGAGCTGCGGGTCTGGTTCTATCGCCATCTCGAGCCCCTAGCCCCGGCGCGCCTGCAGCAGTATCACAGCGGCGACCTGCTGAGCCGCATCCGTGCAGACATCGACGCCCTGGACAATCTCTACGTGCGGGTGCTGGTGCCCGTGGCCGTCGCTGCCATCAGCGCGGTGCTCTTCTTCGTCTTCCTGCTGCTTCACGACCCGCTGCTGGCGCTCTCCGGGCTCGCCTTCCTGCTGATCGCCGGTGTCGTCTTGCCGGTCTGGTCGCAGGGGCGCGGTCAGGCGCCCGGACGCCGGCTCGCCGAGGACGAGGGCGAGCTGCGCGCGGCCGTCATCGACGGGGTTCAGGGCATGGCCGAGCTGACGATCTACGGGGCCAACGCGCGCCAGGCCGAACGCGTCGACGCCCTGGGGCGGCGGCTGATCGCCGATCAGGCGCGCTTGAGCAGCGATCATGGCGTCACCCAGGCGGGGGTGGGTCTGAGTGCGAGCCTGAGCCTCTGGGTGCTGCTCTGGCTGGCCATCCCTATGGTGCACGACGGCACACTGATGCCGCCGCAGCTGGCCATGCTCGCACTCTTCACGCTCGCGAGCTTCGAGGCGGTCGCGCCATTGCCGCAGGCCTTCCAACTTCTCGGGCGGACGCTGGCCGCGGCGCGGCGGATCTTCGCCATCGTCGATACCGATCCGCCCGTTGTCGAGCCGACTACGCCCTCGCCCCGGCCGGAGCGCTTCGACATCCGCTTCACCGGTGTCGGATTCAGCTATCCGGGTGCCGCGACACCGGCCGTCGCCGACATCGATCTCGATGTCCCGGAGGGTACCCGCGCCGCGGTCGTCGGCGCCACCGGCTCGGGCAAGAGCACGCTCTTCAACCTGCTGCTGCGCTTTTGGGAGCCGGATGCCGGAGACATCAGCATCGGCGGTCACTCCATCACCAGCTTCCGCGGCGACGACCTGCGCAGCCACATCGCGGTGGTCAGCCAGCAGACCTATCTTTTCGACACCACCATCCGCGAGAACCTGCAGATCGCCGCGCCCGAGGCGACGCAGGAGGCGATCGAGGCCGCCTGCCGCGTCGCCCAGATCCACGACTTCATCAGCGAGCTGCCCGACGGCTACGGCACCTGGGTGGGAGAGACCGGCGTGCGTCTCTCCGGCGGACAGGCCCGGCGCATCGCCGTCGCCCGCGCCCTGCTCAAGGATGCCCCCATCCTGCTGCTGGACGAGCCGACCGAGGGTCTCGATGCCGAGACCGAGCGCAGTCTCATGCAGGCGCTCGACCGGCTCATGGTCGGGCGCACCGTCCTTCTCATCACCCACCGTCCC